One Drosophila willistoni isolate 14030-0811.24 chromosome 2R unlocalized genomic scaffold, UCI_dwil_1.1 Seg167, whole genome shotgun sequence DNA segment encodes these proteins:
- the LOC6641963 gene encoding luciferin 4-monooxygenase — translation MSFVPENTYDPESKIWSGPLSQKNYFSPDLSVGEIIFNEMRRHPQLIAQVSDTENTILTCNELCLNSMRVASYMRQLGLKQSDIVGIIGRNTTHIFAVVYACFFNGIAFHSLNIKYEEKTIENLYKITKPSLIFCDGDEYEKVQTATKDLNVKIITMRNHTSESVTIEEVLTTPIVEGFKPVRLEQGTNQNLAILCSSGTTGDPKAVTISNSHSLFKFSDQLTSADVVYTHSTLDWLAGLGMTIFCGIFNPTRIIADNDYDPIRVMRIVEKYKVTWLHQAPSHMSLLVNSEEFPKAEFSSVQHYLYGGSRCSLQSQQLLRSRLSKDCMHFTYGFTELGSVATANSHFDKKPDSSGRLLGGFKMKILNEQGESLGPSEVGEVCMSNGQYWAGYYGNPQETRNMCDSDGWFHSGDLGYMDEDGFLYIVDRKKDMLKCHHIMYYPHELETVIAQMPDVAEVCVFGVWSDVNGDEPAAAVIKRIGSTLKSQDVVDYVRKHVKASYKQLLGGVLIVDDLKRSPNGKTNRRANKEYFLKVRKAN, via the exons ATGTCTTTCGTACCAGAAAATACCTACGATCCGGAAAGCAAAATTTGGAGTGGTCCGCTATCtcagaaaaattatttttcccCGGATTTGTCTGTCGGAGAAATTATCTTTAACGAAATGCGTAGACATCCTCAACTTATAGCTCAG GTTTCGGACACCGAGAACACAATTTTAACGTGTAATGAACTTTGCCTGAACTCCATGAGAGTGGCCAGCTATATGCGACAATTGGGCTTAAAACAATCGGATATTGTTGGCATTATAGGCAGAAATACGACACACATATTTGCAGTAGTCTATGCCTGTTTTTTCAATGGCATTGCCTTCCATTCACTTAACATCAAGTATGAAGAAAAGACAATTGAAAACCTCTATAAAATAACTAAGCCTTCTCTAATCTTCTGCGATGGCGATGAGTACGAGAAAGTTCAAACGGCGACCAAGGATTTGAATGTGAAAATTATCACAATGCGTAATCATACAAGTGAATCAGTAACTATAGAAGAAGTGCTTACTACTCCCATAGTAGAGGGCTTTAAACCAGTGCGCCTTGAGCAAGGAACCAATCAGAATTTGGCCATACTCTGTTCTTCGGGAACTACTGGTGATCCGAAAGCAGTAACTATATCAAATAGTCATTCTTTGTTCAAGTTCAGCGA TCAACTTACCTCGGCCGATGTCGTATACACGCACAGCACATTGGATTGGTTGGCGGGTCTTGGCATGACTATATTTTGTGGAATATTTAATCCCACTCGCATCATCGCCGACAATGATTACGATCCTATTCGGGTAATGCGAATCGTTGAGAAATACAAAGTTACCTGGCTCCATCAGGCTCCCTCACATATGAGTTTATTGGTGAATTCAGAAGAGTTTCCCAAGGCCGAATTCTCTAGTGTACAGCATTATCTCTACGGAGGATCGCGGTGTTCACTACAGTCACAACAGCTTTTACGCAGTCGTTTATCAAAGGATTGCATGCATTTCACCTATGGGTTCACTGAGTTGGGCAGTGTGGCAACTGCAAATTCCCATTTTGACAAGAAACCCGATTCATCGGGTCGTTTGTTAGGAGGATTTAAGATGAAGATACTCAATGAACAAGGCGAATCTTTGGGACCCAGTGAAGTGGGCGAGGTGTGCATGAGTAATGGTCAGTATTGGGCTGGTTATTATGGAAACCCTCAGGAGACGCGAAATATGTGTGACTCTGATGGATGGTTTCATAGTGGCGACTTGGGTTACATGGATGAAGATGGATTTTTGTACATAGTCGATCGTAAGAAGGATATGCTGAAATGCCACCACATTATGTATTATCCTCATGAGCTTGAAACTGTCATCGCACAAATGCCTGATGTAGCCGAAGTCTGTGTTTTTGGCGTGTGGTCTGATGTCAATGGAGATGAACCAGCTGCAGCGGTTATCAAAAGGATCGGCAGTACTCTAAAATCCCAAGATGTAGTGGACTATGTAAGGAAACATGTTAAAGCCAGTTACAAGCAATTGCTTGGTGGAGTTCTAATTGTCGATGATCTAAAGCGAAGTCCGAATGGCAAAACGAATCGAAGAGCCAACAAGGAGTATTTCTTGAAAGTAAGAAAAGCAAACTAG